A region from the Hypomesus transpacificus isolate Combined female chromosome 11, fHypTra1, whole genome shotgun sequence genome encodes:
- the dld gene encoding delta-like protein D → MGRQSLLFAVSICVFICQGLCSGVFELKLQEFLNKKGVTGNANCCKAGSAPGFLQCECKTFFRICLKHYQANVSPDPPCTYGGAVTPVLGSNSFQVPESIADSSFSNPIQFSFGFTWPGTFSLIIEALQTDSVDDLTTDNPERLISRMTTQRHLTVGEEWFQDLQAGGRTELKYSYRFVCDEHYYGEGCSVFCRPRDDAFGHFTCGERGEITCISGWKGQYCTEPLCLPGCDDEHGFCDKPGECKCRVGFSGRYCDDCIRYPGCLHGTCQQPWQCNCQEGWGGLFCNQDLNYCTHHKPCMNGATCTNTGQGSYTCTCRPGFSGASCELEVNECSGNPCRNGGSCMDKENTYKCTCPPGFYGNNCELSAMTCADGPCFNAGRCADNPEGGYFCQCPLGYAGFNCEKKIDHCSSNPCANGAQCVDLVNSYLCQCLAGYSGANCEDNADDCGLYPCQNGGTCQDGMNDYTCTCPPGYTGKNCSSPISRCDHNPCHNGATCHERSGRYVCACVPGYGGHNCQFLLPEAPQGQPVVEGPDRRYSVDNEDKEEGGFPWTAVCAGIFMVLLLLIGCAVLVVYIRVKVQQRSQHGDSQNESETMNNLTNNYHRGDKELSVSVLAPAQVKNTNKKVDYNSDNPGAERNGYKARYSAVDYNLVHELKPEETCKEDQEKSEAKCEGLDSDLEDKLSSTSYDFTSHRKRLNSDTSEKKCAEESSCSDSKYQSVYVISDEKDECIIATEV, encoded by the exons ATGGGACGCCAGTCGCTCCTGTTCGCTGTCAGCATTTGTGTCTTCATATGCCAG gGTTTGTGTTCAGGGGTTTTCGAGTTAAAGCTCCAAGAGTTCCTCAACAAGAAAGGAGTAACGGGCAATGCAAATTGCTGCAAGGCAGGTTCTGCCCCTGGATTTCTGCAATGTGAATGTAAAACGTTCTTTCGGATCTGTCTGAAGCACTATCAGGCCAATGTGTCACCGGACCCCCCCTGCACCTACGGGGGAGCTGTGACTCCGGTACTTGGGTCCAACTCCTTCCAAGTACCGGAGAGCATCGCAGACAGCTCCTTCTCCAACCCTATCCAGTTCTCTTTTGGCTTCACATGGCCG GGAACCTTCTCTCTCATTATTGAGGCTCTACAGACTGACTCGGTGGACGACCTCACAACAG ACAACCCCGAGCGCCTGATCAGCCGTATGACCACCCAGAGACACCTGACGGTTGGGGAGGAGTGGTTCCAGGACTTGCAGGCAGGCGGAAGGACAGAGCTGAAGTATTCCTACCGATTCGTGTGTGACGAGCATTACTATGGAGAGGGATGCTCTGTGTTCTGCCGTCCGCGCGATGACGCCTTCGGTCATTTTACCTGCGGCGAACGTGGCGAAATCACCTGCATCTCAGGATGGAAAGGACAATACTGCACGGAAC CCCTCTGCCTGCCAGGCTGTGATGACGAGCATGGTTTCTGTGACAAGCCCGGAGAGTGCAA GTGTAGAGTGGGCTTCAGTGGGCGCTACTGTGATGACTGTATCCGCTACCcaggctgtctccatggcacCTGCCAGCAACCATGGCAGTGCAACTGTCAAGAGGGTTGGGGTGGCCTGTTCTGCAACCAGG ACCTGAACTACTGCACCCACCACAAGCCCTGCATGAACGGGGCTACCTGTACCAACACAGGCCAGGGCAGCTATACTTGCACCTGTCGCCCAGGCTTCTCTGGGGCCAGCTGTGAACTGGAGGTGAACGAGTGCTCCGGTAACCCCTGCAGGAATGGAGGAAGCTGCATG GATAAGGAGAACACCTACAAGTGTACCTGTCCCCCGGGTTTCTATGGAAACAACTGCGAACTGAGTGCAATGACGTGTGCGGACGGGCCGTGCTTCAACGCTGGACGCTGTGCAGACAACCCTGAGGGAGGCTACTTCTGCCAGTGCCCTCTGGGCTACGCCGGCTTCAACTGTGAGAAGAAGATCGACCACTGCAGCTCCAACCCCTGCGCTAATG GTGCTCAGTGTGTCGACCTGGTCAACTCCTACTTGTGCCAGTGTCTGGCCGGCTACTCTGGCGCCAACTGCGAGGACAACGCTGACGACTGTGGCCTGTACCCCTGTCAGAACGGCGGCACCTGTCAGGACGGCATGAACGACTACACCTGCACCTGCCCTCCCGGTTACACCGGCAAGAACTGCAGCTCCCCCATCAGCCGTTGCGATCACAACCCCTGCCACAACGGCGCCACCTGCCATGAGAGGAGTGGCCGCTacgtgtgtgcctgcgtgcccGGCTACGGTGGACATAACTGCCAGTTTCTTCTCCCAGAGGCCCCTCAGGGCCAGCCAGTGGTGGAGGGACCTGACCGCCGTTACTCGGTAGACAatgaggacaaggaggagggcGGCTTCCCCTGGACAGCCGTATGTGCCGGGATCTTCATGGTGCTTCttcttctgattggctgcgcTGTGCTGGTGGTGTACATCCGGGTGAAAGTTCAGCAGAGGTCACAGCATGGAGACAGCCAAAACGAGAGCGAGACCATGAACAACCTGACCAACAACTATCACCGTGGAGACAAGGAACTTTCTGTCAGCGTGCTGGCACCCGCCCAGGTGAAGAACACCAATAAGAAAGTGGACTACAATTCCGACAACCCCGGGGCAGAGAGGAATGGGTACAAGGCCCGATACTCTGCTGTGGATTATAACCTGGTGCATGAGCTCAAGCCTGAAGAGACATGTAAAGAGGACCAAGAGAAGAGCGAAGCCAAATGTGAAGGTCTGGACAGTGATCTGGAGGACAAACTCAGTTCAACCAGTTACGACTTCACATCACACAGAAAAAGACTGAATAG CGACACCTCAGAGAAGAAATGTGCAGAAGAGTCGTCATGCAGCGACAGCAAGTACCAGTCTGTGTACGTCATATCTGACGAGAAGGATGAATGTATCATCGCAACTGAG GTGTAA
- the phf10 gene encoding PHD finger protein 10 isoform X2: MATALSSRPCDSNPATPGAQSVKDDAEEVSNDGSQAPKRRRMGSGDSSRSCDTSSHEPGSAYFPAENLTEYKWPADDSGEYYMLQEQVSEYLGVTSFKRKYPDLERRDLSHKEKLYLRELNVITETQCTLGLTALRSDEVIDLMIKEYPGKHAEYSVILQERERQRIATEYSKMQQQNPQKVEASKVPEYIKKAAKKAAEFNSNFNRERMEERRAYFDLQTHIIQVPQGRYKVLAPERTKTGPYPVALIPGQFQDYYKRYSPNELRYLPLNTALFEPPLDPELPALDSDGDSDDAEDAKEGDKKTKASSDSSSGNTSDGDSQDGRGQTKGKAKDRTGTSAKDATPRPGQQKPTLGYKPKVIANAICGICQKGKESNKRGKPEGLIHCSQCQNSGHPSCLDMSVELVSLIKTYPWQCMECKTCTVCEQPHHEEEMMFCDKCDRGFHTFCVGVDSIPLGLWVCEVCDKGFSTPKKKRGPKTPRKSKSAHK, translated from the exons atGGCTACTGCACTCTCCTCAAGACCGTGCGATAGTAACCCTGCAACTCCAGGAGCTCAATCTGTAAAG GATGATGCAGAGGAGGTCTCGAATGATGGGAGTCAAGCTCCAAAAAGGCGGCGCATGGGATCAGGCGACAGCTCCAGAAGTTGTGACACTTCTAGCCATGAACCAGG ATCCGCATACTTCCCTGCAGAGAACTTGACAGAATACAAGTGGCCTGCAGATGACAGTGGGGAGTACTACATGTTACAGGAACAAGTCAGTGAATATCTGGGAGTCACCTCATTCAAGAGGAAATATCCAG ACTTGGAAAGGAGGGACCTGTCCCACAAAGAGAAGCTCTATCTGAGGGAACTGAACGTCATCACAGAGACACAATGCACCCTGG GTCTGACAGCATTAAGGAGCGACGAGGTCATCGATCTGATGATCAAGGAGTACCCTGGCAAACATGCTGAGTACTCAGTCattctgcaggagagagagcgacaaaGGATAGCTACAGAGTACTCC AAAATGCAGCAACAAAATCCTCAGAAAGTGGAGGCCAGTAAGGTACCAGAGTACATCAAGAAAGCTGCCAAAAAGGCTGCCGAGTTCAACAGCAACTTCAACagggagaggatggaagagagaagagCCTACTTCGACCTTCAGACACAT ATAATCCAGGTACCCCAGGGCAGGTACAAGGTGCTGGCCCCAGAGAGGACCAAGACAGGCCCCTACCCTGTGGCCCTTATCCCTGGACAGTTCCAAGACTACTACAAGAG GTACTCCCCTAATGAGCTGCGGTACCTGCCCCTGAACACGGCCCTCTTCGAGCCCCCGCTGGACCCCGAGCTGCCCGCCCTGGACAGCGACGGCGACTCGGACGATGCCGAGGACGCCAAGGAGGGAGACAAGAAGACCAAGGCCTCCTCA GATAGCTCGTCCGGAAACACGTCTGACGGGGACAGCCAGGACGGCAGAGGGCAGACCAAGGGCAAAGCCAAGGACCGAACTGGCACATCCGCCAAGGATGCCACCCCGCGACCCGGCCAACAGAAACCTACCCTCGGGTACAAG CCTAAGGTCATTGCCAATGCTATATGTGGCATTTGCCAGAAGGGTAAGGAGTCCAACAAGAGAGGCAAGCCAGAGGGACTCATTCACTGCTCACAGTGTCAAAACAGTG gccacCCATCCTGTCTGGACATGAGTGTGGAGCTGGTGAGCCTCATCAAGACGTACCCGTGGCAGTGTATGGAGTGCAAGACCTGCACCGTTTGTGAGCAGCCGCACCACGAGGAAGAGATGATGTTCTGCGACAAGTGTGACCGAGGATTCCACACTTTCTGCGTGGGAGTGGACTCCATCCCCCTGG GGCTctgggtgtgtgaggtgtgtgacaAAGGGTTCTCAACTCCTAAGAAGAAACGAGGACCCAAGACGCCGCGGAAATCCAAGTCTGCTCACAAGTAG
- the phf10 gene encoding PHD finger protein 10 isoform X1, with protein sequence MATALSSRPCDSNPATPGAQSVKDDAEEVSNDGSQAPKRRRMGSGDSSRSCDTSSHEPGSAYFPAENLTEYKWPADDSGEYYMLQEQVSEYLGVTSFKRKYPDLERRDLSHKEKLYLRELNVITETQCTLGLTALRSDEVIDLMIKEYPGKHAEYSVILQERERQRIATEYSVSTLTTKMQQQNPQKVEASKVPEYIKKAAKKAAEFNSNFNRERMEERRAYFDLQTHIIQVPQGRYKVLAPERTKTGPYPVALIPGQFQDYYKRYSPNELRYLPLNTALFEPPLDPELPALDSDGDSDDAEDAKEGDKKTKASSDSSSGNTSDGDSQDGRGQTKGKAKDRTGTSAKDATPRPGQQKPTLGYKPKVIANAICGICQKGKESNKRGKPEGLIHCSQCQNSGHPSCLDMSVELVSLIKTYPWQCMECKTCTVCEQPHHEEEMMFCDKCDRGFHTFCVGVDSIPLGLWVCEVCDKGFSTPKKKRGPKTPRKSKSAHK encoded by the exons atGGCTACTGCACTCTCCTCAAGACCGTGCGATAGTAACCCTGCAACTCCAGGAGCTCAATCTGTAAAG GATGATGCAGAGGAGGTCTCGAATGATGGGAGTCAAGCTCCAAAAAGGCGGCGCATGGGATCAGGCGACAGCTCCAGAAGTTGTGACACTTCTAGCCATGAACCAGG ATCCGCATACTTCCCTGCAGAGAACTTGACAGAATACAAGTGGCCTGCAGATGACAGTGGGGAGTACTACATGTTACAGGAACAAGTCAGTGAATATCTGGGAGTCACCTCATTCAAGAGGAAATATCCAG ACTTGGAAAGGAGGGACCTGTCCCACAAAGAGAAGCTCTATCTGAGGGAACTGAACGTCATCACAGAGACACAATGCACCCTGG GTCTGACAGCATTAAGGAGCGACGAGGTCATCGATCTGATGATCAAGGAGTACCCTGGCAAACATGCTGAGTACTCAGTCattctgcaggagagagagcgacaaaGGATAGCTACAGAGTACTCCGTAAGTACTCTCACCACT AAAATGCAGCAACAAAATCCTCAGAAAGTGGAGGCCAGTAAGGTACCAGAGTACATCAAGAAAGCTGCCAAAAAGGCTGCCGAGTTCAACAGCAACTTCAACagggagaggatggaagagagaagagCCTACTTCGACCTTCAGACACAT ATAATCCAGGTACCCCAGGGCAGGTACAAGGTGCTGGCCCCAGAGAGGACCAAGACAGGCCCCTACCCTGTGGCCCTTATCCCTGGACAGTTCCAAGACTACTACAAGAG GTACTCCCCTAATGAGCTGCGGTACCTGCCCCTGAACACGGCCCTCTTCGAGCCCCCGCTGGACCCCGAGCTGCCCGCCCTGGACAGCGACGGCGACTCGGACGATGCCGAGGACGCCAAGGAGGGAGACAAGAAGACCAAGGCCTCCTCA GATAGCTCGTCCGGAAACACGTCTGACGGGGACAGCCAGGACGGCAGAGGGCAGACCAAGGGCAAAGCCAAGGACCGAACTGGCACATCCGCCAAGGATGCCACCCCGCGACCCGGCCAACAGAAACCTACCCTCGGGTACAAG CCTAAGGTCATTGCCAATGCTATATGTGGCATTTGCCAGAAGGGTAAGGAGTCCAACAAGAGAGGCAAGCCAGAGGGACTCATTCACTGCTCACAGTGTCAAAACAGTG gccacCCATCCTGTCTGGACATGAGTGTGGAGCTGGTGAGCCTCATCAAGACGTACCCGTGGCAGTGTATGGAGTGCAAGACCTGCACCGTTTGTGAGCAGCCGCACCACGAGGAAGAGATGATGTTCTGCGACAAGTGTGACCGAGGATTCCACACTTTCTGCGTGGGAGTGGACTCCATCCCCCTGG GGCTctgggtgtgtgaggtgtgtgacaAAGGGTTCTCAACTCCTAAGAAGAAACGAGGACCCAAGACGCCGCGGAAATCCAAGTCTGCTCACAAGTAG
- the psmb1 gene encoding proteasome subunit beta type-1: protein MMSTQMLGDNGKMKEYHYTGPVEHRFSPYSFNGGTVLAVAGEDFALVASDTRLSEGYSIHSRDSPKCYKLTDTTVIGCSGFHGDCLTLTKIIDARLKMYKHSNNKTMTSGAIAAMLSTILYGRRFFPYYVYNIIGGLDEQGRGAVYSFDPVGSYQRDTYKAGGSASAMLQPLLDNQIGFKNMENVQHLPLSQDKAVQLVKDVFISAAERDVYTGDALRICIITKEGIKEETVPLRKD, encoded by the exons ATGATGTCTACGCAGATGTTGGGAGATAATGGGAAAATGAAAGAATATCACTACACTGGACCAGTAGAACATCGATTTTCGCCATACTCTTTTAATGGAGG GACAGTTCTTGCTGTTGCCGGTGAGGACTTTGCTCTTGTGGCTTCTGATACCCGTTTAAGCGAAGGGTATTCAATCCACAGCCGTGACTCTCCAAAGTGTTACAAGTT GACTGACACAACTGTCATTGGCTGCAgtggtttccatggtgactGTCTAACTCTTACTAAAATCATTGATGCCAGACTAAAG ATGTACAAACACTCTAACAACAAGACCATGACCAGTGGAGCCATTGCAGCAATGCTCTCCACCATCCTTTATGGCAGAAGATTCTTCCCTTACTATGTCTACAACATCATCGGTGGCCTGGATGAGCAGG GTCGGGGAGCTGTCTACAGTTTTGACCCTGTGGGGTCATACCAGAGGGACACATACAAGGCTGGTGGCTCTGCCAGTGCCATGctgcagcccctgctggacaacCAG ATTGGCTTCAAGAACATGGAAAATGTACAGCACCTGCCTTTGAGCCAGGACAAGGCTGTTCAGCTGGTCAAAGACGTGTTCATCtctgcagcagagagagacgTGTACACTGGCGATGCCCTCAGGATCTGCATCATCACCAAGGAGGGCATTAAGGAGGAGACTGTCCCTCTGAGGAAGGACTGA
- the nuf2 gene encoding kinetochore protein Nuf2 yields the protein MTDNTFPVYKLDVIVNFFRTEVLTGQEAKQLTKNDLTPSPNPDTVRRLYMRVLQLVYNFRPECHSMVPLSVNIQYPAFHEYPTAIMSVYLRMRKFLPMCFVYDFSLSDLLAPSVKRTVTVLSGIMNFLHFRKQRMDMALEHLERFRADMDKLQFYTNGIKNAEKKIENLTTIPPEQQEEDKKLSAALSDLQTSSVHKYEEVNAVKEEIAEWKTEIAERSQKRTQMKVDVSTLKEEIGKLESQVVESPEEVKAQMEKMKENVKNIKISIKQADERLVGLQITVRGETHHKAELELMHKLLQDLQSGMNKTQQLQEEVQKLEVINENQQKELRNLGTEESQLKRALGMKLDKESKQQIRRQRKKERTDQHVQGVIGQYGQVHQKREEIAEQILEKNRETMKVRNEIQNMKDICNQETEKAQALFDQLMAALDQFHKKIESCVVEGNNDIKKMTLDF from the exons ATGACGGACAACACATTTCCAGTTTACAAATTAGATGTAATCGTAAATTTCTTTCGAACTGAAGTCTTGACTGGCCAAGAAGCGAAACAATTAACGAAAAATGACCTCACCCCGAGCCCAAAC CCAGATACTGTAAGAAGACTATACATGAGAGTGTTGCAGCTCGTGTATAATTTCAGGCCTGAATGTCATTCCATGGTCCCACTTTCTGTAAACATTCAGTATCCAGCGTTTCACGAGTATCCAACTGCCATCATGAGCGTTTACTTACGAATGCGTAAATTTTTGCCCATGTGTTTTGTATATGACTTCAGTTTGAGTGACCTACTAGCCCCAAGCGTGAAGCGTACAGTCACTGTGTTGAGTGGTATCATGAACTTTTTACACTTCAGAAAGCAGAGGATGGATATGGCCTTAGAGCACCTGGAGAGATTTAGGGCAGACATGGATAAGCTGCAGTTTTACACAAATGGAATAAAAAATGCGGAGAAGAAGATCGAGAATCTGACCACTATCCCCCCAGAGCAGCAAGAAGAAGATAAAAAGCTGTCTGCTGCCCTGTCTGACCTCCAGACTTCCAGCGTGCATAAGTACGAGGAGGTGAATGCAGTAAAGGAGGAGATTGCGGAGTGGAAAACGGAAATTGCAGAGAGGTCACAGAAACGGACTCAGATGAAGGTGGATGTGAGTACGCTGAAGGAGGAGATTGGAAAACTGGAGTCTCAGGTTGTGGAGTCGCCAGAGGAGGTGAAGGCCCAGAtggagaagatgaaggagaaTGTGAAAAACATCAAGATCTCTATCAAGCAGGCGGACGAGAGGCTGGTGGGGTTGCAGATCACTGTGCGTGGCGAGACTCACCACAAGGCTGAGCTTGAGCTCATGCACAAACTGCTGCAGGACTTGCAGAGTGGCATGAACAAGACCCAGCAGCTTCAGGAGGAAGTCCAGAAGTTAGAAGTGATTAATGAAAATCAGCAGAAGGAGCTGAGAAACCTGGGAACAGAGGAGAGCCAGTTGAAAAGAGCACTAGGAATGAAGCTCGACAAGGAATCCAAGCAACAGATCCGCaggcagaggaagaaggagaggacagacCAGCATGTCCAGGGAGTGATAGGCCAGTATGGCCAGGTTCATCAGAAGCGGGAGGAGATAGCTGAGCAGATTttggagaaaaacagagagactaTGAAAGTTCGCAACGAAATACAAAACATGAAGGACATCTGCAACCAGGAGACGGAGAAGGCACAAGCTCTCTTTGACCAACTGATGGCTGCCCTGGACCAGTTCCATAAGAAGATCGAAAGTTGTGTTGTGGAGGGCAACAATGATATCAAAAAGATGACATTAGACTTCTAA